In Antechinus flavipes isolate AdamAnt ecotype Samford, QLD, Australia chromosome 3, AdamAnt_v2, whole genome shotgun sequence, a genomic segment contains:
- the LOC127557406 gene encoding olfactory receptor 52I1-like encodes MLQLDSNHTSLPPSTFFLMGIPGLEKTHLWLAALLSTMYTMVLVGNSLIMTVIWMDPALHEPMYYFLCVLAGVDIIMATSVAPKMLSIFWSGNGTIGFTACFTQMYIVHTATALESGLLLAMAFDRYVAICKPLHYNTILTPQKILGINVAIVVRATIALTPLSWMVSHLPYCNSRSVPHSYCEHMAVANLACADHTISNLYALIGSSVVVGIDVTFITASYSLILQAVFNLSSKNARQKALSTCGSHVGVMALFYLPGLISVYVDWWGQDMVPVHTQVLLADLYLVIPPTLNPLIYGLRSKKIWQGVWNTMVTTLPCHHSVNSQKERRPKQVFVMGDTRSTCEI; translated from the coding sequence ATGTTACAATTAGACTCCAACCACACTTCATTACCTCCTTCCACCTTCTTCCTTATGGGTATCCCAGGACTTGAGAAGACTCACCTCTGGCTTGCAGCCCTCCTCAGCACCATGTATACTATGGTCCTAGTGGGGAACAGCCTCATCATGACTGTCATCTGGATGGACCCTGCATTGCATGAGCCTATGTATTATTTCCTATGTGTCTTGGCTGGTGTGGACATCATCATGGCAACATCTGTAGCCCCAAAGATGCTGAGTATCTTCTGGTCAGGCAATGGTACCATTGGCTTCACTGCCTGTTTCACCCAGATGTATATTGTTCATACAGCCACAGCCCTCGAGTCAGGGCTTCTGCTAGCTATGGCTTTTGACCGTTATGTAGCCATTTGCAAACCCTTGCACTATAATACCATCCTTACACCACAGAAAATTCTGGGCATTAATGTAGCAATTGTGGTAAGAGCTACCATTGCTTTGACCCCATTGAGTTGGATGGTGAGCCATCTACCATATTGTAATTCACGTTCAGTCCCTCATTCCTATTGTGAGCACATGGCTGTGGCCAATTTGGCATGTGCTGACCACACAATTAGCAATCTTTATGCATTGATAGGATCTTCTGTTGTGGTAGGCATTGATGTTACATTCATTACTGCCTCCTACAGTCTAATTCTTCAAGCAGTATTTAATCTTTCCTCTAAGAATGCCAGGCAGAAGGCTCTTAGTACATGTGGTTCCCATGTAGGGGTCATGGCATTATTCTATCTACCTGGGTTGATATCTGTCTATGTGGATTGGTGGGGTCAGGATATGGTTCCTGTACATACTCAGGTTCTGCTAGCTGACTTGTACCTTGTTATTCCACCCACTCTGAATCCCCTCATCTATGGTTTGAGGTCTAAGAAGATATGGCAGGGAGTTTGGAATACAATGGTCACCACCCTCCCATGTCATCATTCTGTCAACTCCCAAAAGGAAAGAAGACCTAAACAAGTGTTTGTGATGGGAGATACAAGATCTACATGTGAGATCTGA